The following proteins come from a genomic window of Kitasatospora sp. NBC_01246:
- a CDS encoding ABC transporter ATP-binding protein — protein sequence MGENGAGKSTLMKILYGMQKPDEGTIAINGEQCEFNTPGDAISRGIGMVHQHFMLADNLTVWENVVLGGEKLHGIGAKAKAKIKEISDQYGLGVRPGALVEDLGVADRQRVEILKVLYRGAKILILDEPTAVLVPQEVEALFGNLRELKAEGVTVIFISHKLHEVLSVADAISVIRRGTTVGDADPANVTARQLAELMVGAELPSPGSRESTVTTTEMLDVRDLRIAKTDAEGIERVVLDDISLRIHKGEILGIAGVEGNGQAELVEAIMGMLPLDGGAVTLDGKDLSGSLTRSRREAGIGYIPEDRHRHGLLLEAPLWENRILGHVTESPNSKGLLLDPAGARKDTQRIVDEYDVRTPGIEVTAASLSGGNQQKLIIGREMSHDPKLLIAAHPTRGVDVGAQAQIWEHIRTAQRAGLAVLLISADLDELIGLSDTIRVIYRGRLVADADPATVTAEDLGTAMTGAARGHIESEPEAVEEFHAVTAEGTEAEAAGTGSTEDAAAQDATSSDTPTDTADPQAGE from the coding sequence ATGGGTGAGAACGGCGCCGGCAAGTCGACGCTGATGAAGATCCTCTACGGCATGCAGAAGCCGGACGAGGGCACCATCGCGATCAACGGCGAGCAGTGCGAGTTCAACACCCCGGGTGACGCCATCTCGCGCGGCATCGGCATGGTGCACCAGCACTTCATGCTCGCCGACAACCTCACCGTCTGGGAGAACGTCGTCCTCGGCGGCGAGAAGCTCCACGGCATCGGGGCCAAGGCGAAGGCGAAGATCAAGGAGATCTCCGACCAGTACGGCCTGGGCGTGCGCCCGGGCGCGCTGGTCGAGGACCTCGGCGTGGCCGACCGCCAGCGGGTCGAGATCCTCAAGGTGCTCTACCGCGGCGCCAAGATCCTGATCCTCGACGAGCCCACCGCGGTGCTCGTCCCGCAGGAGGTCGAGGCGCTCTTCGGCAACCTGCGCGAGCTCAAGGCCGAGGGCGTCACCGTCATCTTCATCTCGCACAAGCTGCACGAGGTGCTGTCGGTGGCGGACGCGATCAGCGTCATCCGGCGCGGCACCACGGTCGGCGACGCCGACCCGGCGAACGTCACCGCGCGCCAGCTGGCCGAGCTGATGGTCGGCGCCGAGCTGCCCTCCCCGGGGAGCCGCGAGTCGACCGTCACCACCACCGAGATGCTCGACGTCCGGGACCTGCGGATCGCCAAGACCGACGCCGAGGGCATCGAGCGCGTGGTGCTCGACGACATCTCGCTGCGGATCCACAAGGGCGAGATCCTCGGCATCGCCGGTGTCGAGGGCAACGGCCAGGCCGAGCTGGTCGAGGCCATCATGGGCATGCTGCCGCTGGACGGCGGCGCCGTCACACTGGACGGCAAGGACCTCTCCGGCTCGCTCACCCGCAGCCGCCGCGAGGCCGGCATCGGCTACATCCCCGAGGACCGCCACCGCCACGGCCTGCTGCTGGAGGCCCCGCTCTGGGAGAACCGGATCCTCGGTCACGTCACCGAGAGCCCGAACTCCAAGGGCCTGCTGCTCGACCCGGCCGGTGCCCGCAAGGACACCCAGCGGATCGTCGACGAGTACGACGTCCGCACCCCCGGCATCGAGGTCACCGCGGCGTCGCTCTCCGGCGGCAACCAGCAGAAGCTGATCATCGGCCGCGAGATGAGCCACGACCCCAAGCTGCTGATCGCCGCCCACCCCACCCGCGGGGTGGACGTCGGCGCGCAGGCGCAGATCTGGGAGCACATCCGGACCGCCCAGCGGGCCGGTCTCGCGGTGCTGCTGATCTCCGCCGACCTGGACGAGCTGATCGGCCTCTCCGACACCATCCGGGTGATCTACCGCGGCCGTCTGGTGGCCGACGCCGACCCGGCCACGGTCACCGCCGAGGACCTGGGTACCGCGATGACCGGTGCCGCCCGCGGCCACATCGAGTCCGAGCCCGAGGCCGTCGAGGAGTTCCACGCGGTCACCGCGGAGGGCACCGAGGCCGAGGCCGCCGGGACCGGCTCCACCGAGGACGCCGCCGCCCAGGACGCCACCTCGTCCGACACCCCCACCGACACCGCCGACCCGCAGGCGGGGGAGTAG
- a CDS encoding BMP family lipoprotein, with protein sequence MRRSTKLAAVVLSGSLGIASLAACGAKSNDTTASSGSSEGGLKVGMAYDIGGRGDQSFNDSAARGLDKAKADLGVAVTEADAKTGEAEADKETRLKNLVTAGYNPIIAVGFVYQGAVEKVAKDNPNTKFAIIDSASDTQPSNVTSLTFSEQEGSYLAGVAAALKTKTKHVGFIGGVQSELIKKFEAGYKAGVKSVDPSMAVETTYLTTPPDFSGFNSPDKGKEAAQGQLDKGADVIYTAAGSSGNGAIEAVANAGKLAIGVDSDQAAQPALAKYKASILTSMVKNVDKAVFAYIDSAKKGSPFTGVKNFDLKADGVSLATTGGKIDDIQGKLNDAATAIKSGATTVPTAP encoded by the coding sequence TTGCGCCGTTCTACTAAGCTCGCTGCGGTTGTGCTCTCGGGTTCCCTGGGCATCGCCTCGCTCGCCGCTTGCGGCGCAAAGAGCAACGACACCACCGCTTCCTCCGGCTCGTCCGAGGGCGGCCTGAAGGTCGGTATGGCCTACGACATCGGTGGTCGTGGCGACCAGTCGTTCAACGACTCCGCCGCCCGCGGTCTCGACAAGGCCAAGGCCGACCTGGGCGTCGCCGTCACCGAGGCCGACGCCAAGACCGGTGAGGCCGAGGCCGACAAGGAGACCCGGCTCAAGAACCTGGTCACCGCCGGCTACAACCCGATCATCGCGGTCGGCTTCGTGTACCAGGGCGCCGTCGAGAAGGTCGCCAAGGACAACCCGAACACCAAGTTCGCGATCATCGACTCGGCGTCCGACACCCAGCCGAGCAACGTCACCTCGCTGACGTTCTCGGAGCAGGAGGGTTCGTACCTGGCCGGTGTGGCCGCCGCCCTCAAGACGAAGACCAAGCACGTCGGCTTCATCGGCGGTGTGCAGTCCGAGCTGATCAAGAAGTTCGAGGCCGGTTACAAGGCGGGTGTGAAGTCCGTCGACCCGAGCATGGCGGTCGAGACCACCTACCTGACCACCCCCCCGGACTTCTCCGGCTTCAACTCGCCCGACAAGGGCAAGGAGGCCGCGCAGGGTCAGCTGGACAAGGGCGCGGACGTCATCTACACCGCCGCCGGCTCCTCCGGCAACGGTGCCATCGAGGCCGTCGCCAACGCCGGCAAGCTGGCGATCGGCGTCGACTCCGACCAGGCCGCCCAGCCCGCCCTGGCGAAGTACAAGGCCAGCATCCTCACCTCGATGGTGAAGAACGTCGACAAGGCCGTCTTCGCCTACATCGACTCCGCCAAGAAGGGCTCCCCCTTCACCGGTGTGAAGAACTTCGACCTGAAGGCCGACGGCGTCTCGCTCGCCACCACCGGCGGCAAGATCGACGACATCCAGGGCAAGCTCAACGACGCCGCCACCGCCATCAAGAGCGGCGCCACCACCGTCCCGACCGCTCCGTAA
- a CDS encoding amidohydrolase, producing MPTAARPVAALRDRVAALEPELIAFRRDLHRHPELGRQEFRTTALLRDRLTAAGLAPRVLPGGTGMIVDIVPEGAPRGAEFLAFRADIDALPIDDAKTDVPYRSTVAGRAHACGHDVHTSVVLGTALVLAEAARSGELRRPVRLIFQPAEELMPGGALDVIAAGGMDRVGRIFAVHCDPKVEAGRIALRTGAITSACDRLVLHLDGPGGHTARPHLTTDLVTAIARMAADLPAALSRRMDPRWGVSLVWGRIASGSAPNVIPQHAELEGTVRCLELEGWREAPDLLHELIAKLAETYRAKWTLDYHRGVPPVVNEAVSVGLLEAAMTARFGHRDEGRATAAAGQVVEDTEQSLGGEDFSWYLEHAPGALARLGVRTPGDSTVRDLHQGRFDADERAIGIGVELFAALALETEGA from the coding sequence ATGCCCACCGCTGCCCGCCCCGTCGCCGCCCTGCGCGACCGTGTCGCGGCGCTGGAGCCGGAGCTGATCGCGTTCCGCCGCGATCTGCACCGCCACCCGGAGCTGGGCCGCCAGGAGTTCCGCACCACCGCCCTGCTGCGCGACCGGCTGACGGCCGCCGGCCTGGCCCCCCGGGTGCTGCCCGGCGGCACCGGGATGATCGTCGACATCGTCCCGGAGGGCGCCCCGCGCGGCGCCGAGTTCCTGGCCTTCCGCGCCGACATCGACGCGCTGCCCATCGACGACGCCAAGACGGACGTGCCGTACCGGTCGACCGTCGCCGGCCGGGCCCACGCCTGCGGCCACGACGTGCACACCTCCGTCGTGCTGGGCACCGCCCTGGTGCTCGCCGAGGCGGCCCGGTCCGGCGAGCTGCGCCGCCCGGTCCGGCTGATCTTCCAGCCCGCCGAGGAGCTGATGCCCGGCGGCGCGCTGGACGTGATCGCCGCCGGCGGGATGGACCGCGTCGGCCGGATCTTCGCGGTGCACTGCGACCCGAAGGTGGAGGCCGGCCGGATCGCGCTGCGCACCGGGGCGATCACCTCGGCCTGCGACCGCCTGGTGCTGCACCTGGACGGCCCCGGCGGCCACACCGCCCGCCCGCACCTGACCACCGACCTGGTGACCGCGATCGCCCGGATGGCCGCCGACCTGCCGGCCGCGCTGTCCCGCCGGATGGACCCGCGCTGGGGCGTCAGCCTGGTCTGGGGCCGGATCGCCTCGGGCTCGGCCCCCAACGTCATCCCGCAGCACGCCGAGCTGGAGGGCACCGTCCGCTGCCTGGAGCTGGAGGGCTGGCGCGAGGCGCCGGACCTGCTGCACGAGCTGATCGCCAAGCTGGCCGAGACCTACCGGGCGAAGTGGACGCTCGACTACCACCGCGGGGTGCCGCCGGTGGTCAACGAGGCCGTCTCGGTGGGACTGCTGGAGGCCGCGATGACGGCCCGTTTCGGGCACCGGGACGAGGGGCGCGCCACGGCGGCCGCCGGCCAGGTGGTGGAGGACACCGAGCAGAGCCTCGGCGGCGAGGACTTCTCCTGGTACCTGGAGCACGCCCCGGGCGCGCTGGCCCGGCTCGGCGTCCGCACTCCCGGCGACAGCACGGTCCGTGACCTTCACCAGGGCCGTTTCGACGCGGACGAGCGGGCGATCGGGATCGGCGTGGAGCTGTTCGCGGCGCTGGCGCTGGAGACCGAGGGGGCGTAG
- a CDS encoding SDR family oxidoreductase translates to MTEQKVAVVTGASSGIGAATARRLAAEGFEVVLTARRTERIEELAKELGGRAHTLDVTDRVAVDAFAAEVGRVDVLVNNAGGAIGAEPVETADPADWLAMYQVNVLGVLHMTQALLPALRASGDGTVLVLSSTAALAAYEGGGGYVAAKHAAHTIAATLRLELCGEPIRVIEIAPGMVKSEGFAVTRFRGDEEKAAAVYAGVAEPLTSDDVADTVAWAVTRPPHVNIDLLVVRPRAQAANHKVHRV, encoded by the coding sequence ATGACCGAGCAGAAGGTGGCCGTGGTCACCGGAGCCAGCAGTGGAATCGGCGCGGCGACCGCCCGCCGGCTCGCGGCCGAGGGCTTCGAGGTGGTGCTGACCGCCCGCCGCACCGAGCGGATCGAGGAGCTCGCCAAGGAGCTCGGCGGCCGCGCCCACACCCTGGACGTCACCGACCGGGTGGCCGTGGACGCCTTCGCGGCCGAGGTCGGCCGGGTGGACGTCCTGGTCAACAACGCCGGCGGGGCGATCGGCGCGGAGCCGGTCGAGACCGCCGACCCGGCCGACTGGCTGGCGATGTACCAGGTGAACGTGCTCGGCGTGCTGCACATGACGCAGGCCCTGCTGCCCGCTCTGCGGGCGAGCGGCGACGGCACCGTGCTGGTGCTCTCCTCCACCGCGGCGCTGGCCGCGTACGAGGGCGGCGGCGGCTACGTGGCGGCCAAGCACGCGGCCCACACCATCGCGGCCACCCTGCGGCTGGAGCTGTGCGGGGAGCCGATCCGGGTGATCGAGATCGCCCCCGGCATGGTCAAGTCCGAGGGCTTCGCCGTCACCCGCTTCCGGGGCGACGAGGAGAAGGCCGCGGCCGTGTACGCGGGCGTCGCCGAGCCGCTGACCTCGGACGACGTCGCGGACACCGTCGCCTGGGCGGTGACCCGGCCCCCGCACGTCAACATCGACCTGCTGGTCGTCCGCCCACGGGCCCAGGCCGCCAACCACAAGGTGCACCGGGTCTGA
- a CDS encoding alpha/beta hydrolase produces the protein MRSLRAARPRFLLTAFAAGTLLLGSACNDGTKPAQDGAAAAPSAAPATPTATPTPTAKPTGADDPALKPFYGQQIAWAACPADPQAARAKIDISAMLCGRLHVPLDYTAPAADALDLALIKLPAARPDQRLGSLMVNPGGPGASGVEMVKYGATEYDGTLHDRFDVVGFDPRGTGESSPVVCYDDKQHDEVNQRDTPLEPAARTADRVGNATDHAAACQAKSGRLLPFVGTRNTARDLDVLRAAVGDRKLNYLGISYGTYLGALYAEEFPQNTGRLILDGAVDPAQDRLDHGVDQQIGFEKSFERFAADCVKNHAAECPLGKDPAKAAQKAADFLDGLYGHPMTASDGRKVGRDLAWTGVISALYGDEKTSWTYLRNALGWAMVGHKVDPLLASADGYDGRDEKGHFSPMEEANRAISCADAAPPAPTAERAQQAVARLLAEAPLVSKGVTVEDYSEAGCARWPFRTTERPHAVRAEGSAPILVVGTTGDPATPYASAEALAKGFADATLLTRVGEGHGAFGKGNGCVDAALTAYLVEGTMPAPGTRCS, from the coding sequence ATGAGATCTCTTCGGGCCGCCCGCCCGCGCTTTCTGCTGACCGCTTTCGCGGCCGGCACCCTGCTTCTCGGCTCCGCCTGCAACGACGGCACCAAGCCCGCTCAGGACGGGGCCGCCGCGGCCCCGTCGGCCGCCCCGGCCACCCCGACGGCCACCCCGACGCCGACCGCCAAGCCCACCGGCGCCGACGACCCCGCGCTCAAGCCGTTCTACGGCCAGCAGATCGCCTGGGCCGCCTGCCCGGCCGACCCGCAGGCCGCCCGGGCCAAGATCGACATATCCGCGATGCTCTGCGGTCGGCTGCACGTCCCGCTCGACTACACCGCCCCCGCCGCCGACGCCCTCGACCTCGCGCTGATCAAGCTGCCCGCCGCCCGGCCGGACCAGCGGCTCGGCTCGCTCATGGTCAACCCGGGCGGCCCGGGCGCCTCCGGCGTCGAGATGGTCAAGTACGGCGCCACGGAGTACGACGGCACCCTGCACGACCGATTCGACGTGGTCGGCTTCGACCCGCGCGGCACCGGCGAGAGCTCCCCGGTGGTCTGCTACGACGACAAGCAGCACGACGAGGTCAACCAGCGTGACACCCCGCTGGAGCCGGCCGCCCGCACCGCCGACCGGGTCGGGAACGCCACCGACCACGCCGCCGCCTGCCAGGCGAAGTCCGGCCGGCTGCTGCCCTTCGTCGGCACCCGCAACACCGCCCGCGACCTGGACGTGCTGCGCGCCGCCGTCGGCGACCGGAAGCTCAACTACCTCGGCATCTCCTACGGCACCTACCTCGGCGCGCTCTACGCCGAGGAGTTCCCGCAGAACACCGGCCGGCTGATCCTGGACGGCGCCGTCGACCCCGCCCAGGACCGGCTGGACCACGGCGTCGACCAGCAGATCGGCTTCGAGAAGTCCTTCGAGCGCTTCGCCGCCGACTGCGTGAAGAACCACGCGGCCGAGTGCCCGCTCGGCAAGGACCCGGCCAAGGCCGCCCAGAAGGCCGCCGACTTCCTGGACGGCCTGTACGGCCACCCGATGACCGCCTCCGACGGCCGGAAGGTCGGCCGCGACCTCGCCTGGACGGGCGTCATCAGCGCGCTCTACGGCGACGAGAAGACGTCCTGGACGTACCTGCGCAACGCGCTCGGCTGGGCCATGGTCGGCCACAAGGTGGACCCGCTGCTCGCCTCCGCCGACGGCTACGACGGCCGCGACGAGAAGGGCCACTTCAGCCCGATGGAGGAGGCGAACCGCGCGATCAGCTGCGCCGACGCCGCCCCGCCGGCGCCCACCGCGGAGCGCGCCCAGCAGGCGGTGGCCAGGCTCCTGGCCGAGGCCCCGCTGGTCTCCAAGGGCGTCACGGTGGAGGACTACAGCGAGGCCGGCTGCGCCCGCTGGCCGTTCCGGACGACGGAGCGGCCGCACGCCGTCCGCGCCGAGGGCAGCGCGCCGATCCTGGTGGTCGGCACCACCGGCGACCCGGCCACCCCGTACGCCTCCGCCGAGGCGCTCGCCAAGGGCTTCGCCGACGCCACCCTGCTGACCCGGGTCGGCGAGGGGCACGGCGCCTTCGGCAAGGGCAACGGCTGCGTCGACGCCGCGCTGACCGCGTACCTCGTCGAGGGGACGATGCCGGCGCCGGGGACGCGCTGCTCCTGA
- a CDS encoding 2-oxo-4-hydroxy-4-carboxy-5-ureidoimidazoline decarboxylase, with the protein MHRFNEADAGAAEEALLACCGSHRWALRLTAHRPYPDIESLLAAASEASYDLRPADLAEALADESWMPQPLLGMRAPGSQAAHTALRAAHAAYEARFGHVFVVCLEGVAPEEMLDTVLSSIRTRLAHDPDEERLIASDELRRIALTRLEHLVATHSEAGAR; encoded by the coding sequence TTGCACCGCTTCAACGAGGCCGACGCCGGCGCGGCCGAGGAGGCCCTCCTGGCCTGCTGCGGCAGCCACCGCTGGGCCCTGCGGCTCACCGCCCACCGGCCCTACCCCGACATAGAGTCCCTGCTGGCCGCGGCCAGCGAGGCCTCCTACGACCTGCGACCGGCCGACCTGGCCGAGGCGCTGGCGGACGAGAGCTGGATGCCGCAGCCGCTCCTGGGCATGCGCGCACCCGGCAGCCAGGCGGCGCACACCGCCCTTCGCGCCGCCCACGCCGCGTACGAGGCCCGGTTCGGGCACGTCTTCGTGGTCTGCCTGGAAGGGGTGGCCCCCGAGGAGATGCTCGACACCGTGCTCAGCTCGATCCGCACCCGCCTGGCGCACGACCCGGACGAGGAACGGCTGATCGCCTCGGACGAGCTCCGCCGGATCGCCCTGACCCGGTTGGAGCACCTGGTCGCCACCCACTCCGAGGCCGGAGCCCGCTGA
- the sdhC gene encoding succinate dehydrogenase, cytochrome b556 subunit: MPAGTLYRGREGMWSWVAHRVTGVLIFFFLFAHVLDTALVRVSPEAYDSVIQTYKTPLVNLMEYGLVAAILFHALNGLRVVAVDFWSKGPKFQKQMLWTVVGVWVVLMAGAFYPILQHTLTTWFGK, from the coding sequence GTGCCGGCTGGAACGCTGTACCGCGGCCGGGAAGGCATGTGGAGCTGGGTGGCTCATCGAGTCACCGGCGTCCTCATCTTCTTCTTCCTGTTCGCTCATGTCCTGGACACCGCACTGGTGCGAGTGTCGCCCGAGGCGTACGACTCTGTGATTCAGACGTACAAGACGCCCCTGGTGAACCTGATGGAGTACGGCCTGGTGGCCGCCATCCTGTTCCACGCCCTCAACGGCCTGCGGGTCGTCGCCGTCGACTTCTGGTCGAAGGGTCCGAAGTTCCAGAAGCAGATGCTCTGGACCGTGGTCGGGGTGTGGGTCGTCCTGATGGCGGGCGCCTTCTACCCGATCCTTCAGCACACGCTGACCACCTGGTTCGGGAAGTGA
- a CDS encoding succinate dehydrogenase hydrophobic membrane anchor subunit: protein MSTEISDALVVPSAHAHTGKGLGTGNPADAFVVEPARQRTKKTPRRTRTNFEMLAWLFMRLSGIVLVVLILGHLLIMLVLDGGVSKIGFAFVAGRWASPFWQGWDLLMLWLAMLHGANGMRTVINDYAEKDSTRLWLKGLMGAATVFTVLLGTLVIFTFDPNI, encoded by the coding sequence ATGTCCACGGAAATCTCCGACGCCCTGGTGGTCCCCTCCGCCCACGCGCACACCGGCAAGGGCCTCGGCACCGGCAACCCCGCCGACGCCTTCGTGGTCGAGCCGGCCCGCCAGCGGACCAAGAAGACCCCGCGCCGCACCCGGACCAACTTCGAGATGCTGGCGTGGCTCTTCATGCGCCTGTCCGGCATCGTCCTGGTGGTCCTGATCCTCGGCCACCTGCTGATCATGCTGGTGCTCGACGGTGGCGTCTCCAAGATCGGCTTCGCCTTCGTGGCCGGCCGCTGGGCCTCGCCGTTCTGGCAGGGCTGGGACCTCCTGATGCTCTGGCTCGCCATGCTGCACGGCGCCAACGGCATGCGGACGGTCATCAACGACTACGCCGAGAAGGACTCCACCCGGCTCTGGCTGAAGGGCCTCATGGGCGCCGCAACGGTCTTCACCGTGCTGCTCGGCACCCTGGTCATCTTCACCTTCGACCCGAACATCTAA
- the sdhA gene encoding succinate dehydrogenase flavoprotein subunit has translation MQIHQYDTVIVGAGGAGMRAAIESTQRSRTAVLTKLYPTRSHTGAAQGGMCAALANVEEDNWEWHTFDTVKGGDYLVDQDAAEIMCKEAIDAVLDLEKMGLPFSRTEQGRIDQRRFGGHSRNHGEAPVRRSCYAADRTGHMILQTLFQNCVKHGVEFFNEFYVLDLLINEGRTAGVVAYELATGEIHVFQAKSVVFASGGTGKFFKVSSNAHTLTGDGQALVYRRGLPLEDMEFFQFHPTGIWRMGILLTEGARGEGGILRNKDGERFMERYAPVMKDLASRDVCSRAIYTEIREGRGCGPDGDHVYLDLTHLPPEQLDAKLPDITEFARTYLGIEPYTDPIPIQPTAHYAMGGIPTNVAGEVLRNNTDVVPGLYAAGEVACVSVHGANRLGTNSLLDINVFGKRAGIAAADYAQTVDYTELPENPAEKVQALVEGLRESTGTESVAQIRKELQETMDTNAMVYRTGATLKQAVEDIAALRERYKNVSIQDKGFRYNTDLLEAVELGNLLDLAEVLAVSALAREESRGGHYREDFPTRDDVKFMQHTMAYQEVAEDGTTSIRLDYKPVVTTRYQPMERKY, from the coding sequence ATGCAGATTCACCAGTACGACACCGTCATCGTCGGCGCCGGCGGCGCCGGCATGCGCGCGGCCATCGAGTCGACCCAGCGCAGCCGCACCGCGGTGCTCACCAAGCTCTACCCCACCCGGTCCCACACCGGCGCGGCCCAGGGCGGCATGTGCGCCGCCCTCGCCAACGTCGAGGAGGACAACTGGGAGTGGCACACCTTCGACACGGTCAAGGGCGGTGACTACCTGGTCGACCAGGACGCCGCCGAGATCATGTGCAAGGAGGCCATCGACGCCGTCCTCGACCTGGAGAAGATGGGCCTGCCCTTCTCCCGCACCGAGCAGGGCCGGATCGACCAGCGCCGCTTCGGCGGTCACTCCCGCAACCACGGCGAGGCCCCGGTCCGCCGGTCCTGCTACGCGGCGGACCGCACCGGCCACATGATCCTCCAGACGCTGTTCCAGAACTGCGTCAAGCACGGTGTCGAGTTCTTCAACGAGTTCTACGTCCTCGACCTGCTGATCAACGAGGGCAGGACGGCCGGCGTCGTCGCCTACGAGCTGGCCACCGGCGAGATCCACGTCTTCCAGGCCAAGTCGGTCGTGTTCGCCTCCGGCGGCACCGGCAAGTTCTTCAAGGTCTCCTCCAACGCCCACACCCTCACCGGTGACGGCCAGGCCCTGGTGTACCGCCGCGGCCTGCCGCTGGAGGACATGGAGTTCTTCCAGTTCCACCCGACGGGCATCTGGCGCATGGGCATCCTCCTCACCGAGGGCGCCCGCGGCGAGGGCGGCATCCTGCGCAACAAGGACGGCGAGCGCTTCATGGAGCGCTACGCCCCCGTCATGAAGGACCTCGCGTCCCGTGACGTCTGCTCCCGCGCGATCTACACCGAGATCCGCGAAGGCCGCGGCTGCGGTCCGGACGGCGACCACGTCTACCTGGACCTCACCCACCTGCCGCCGGAGCAGCTGGACGCCAAGCTCCCGGACATCACCGAGTTCGCGCGCACCTACCTCGGCATCGAGCCCTACACGGACCCGATCCCGATCCAGCCCACCGCGCACTACGCGATGGGCGGCATCCCGACCAACGTCGCCGGTGAGGTGCTGCGCAACAACACCGACGTCGTCCCGGGCCTGTACGCGGCCGGCGAGGTCGCCTGCGTCTCGGTGCACGGTGCCAACCGCCTGGGCACCAACTCGCTGCTGGACATCAACGTGTTCGGCAAGCGCGCGGGCATCGCCGCCGCCGACTACGCGCAGACGGTGGACTACACCGAGCTGCCCGAGAACCCGGCCGAGAAGGTGCAGGCGCTGGTCGAGGGCCTGCGCGAGTCCACCGGGACCGAGTCCGTGGCGCAGATCCGCAAGGAGCTGCAGGAGACCATGGACACCAACGCCATGGTCTACCGCACCGGCGCGACGCTGAAGCAGGCGGTCGAGGACATCGCCGCGCTGCGCGAGCGCTACAAGAACGTCTCCATCCAGGACAAGGGCTTCCGTTACAACACGGACCTCCTGGAGGCCGTCGAGCTGGGCAACCTGCTCGACCTGGCCGAGGTGCTGGCCGTCTCCGCGCTCGCCCGCGAGGAGTCGCGCGGCGGTCACTACCGCGAGGACTTCCCGACCCGTGACGACGTGAAGTTCATGCAGCACACCATGGCGTACCAGGAGGTCGCCGAGGACGGCACCACCTCCATCCGCCTCGACTACAAGCCGGTCGTCACGACCCGGTACCAGCCGATGGAGCGTAAGTACTGA
- a CDS encoding succinate dehydrogenase iron-sulfur subunit, with protein MSTPTAEKHSAALDAAEAGGIQLITVTFRIRRFNPEEHPDPVWVDYQLTLDPKERVLDALNKIKWEQDGTLTYRRSCAHGICGSDAMRINGRNRLACKTLIKDVNPEKPITIEAIKGLTVLKDLVVDMDPFFQAYKDVMPFLITKGNDPTRERLQSAEDRERFDDTTKCILCAACTSSCPVFWNDGQYFGPAAIVNAHRFIFDSRDEGAEQRLEILNDREGVWRCRTTFNCSEACPRGIEVTKAIQEVKRALVTRRF; from the coding sequence ATGAGCACTCCTACTGCGGAGAAGCACTCGGCCGCTCTGGACGCGGCCGAGGCGGGCGGTATCCAGCTGATCACCGTCACCTTCCGGATCCGCCGGTTCAACCCGGAGGAGCACCCGGACCCGGTGTGGGTCGACTACCAGCTGACCCTGGACCCGAAGGAGCGCGTCCTGGACGCGCTCAACAAGATCAAGTGGGAGCAGGACGGCACCCTCACCTACCGCCGCTCCTGCGCGCACGGCATCTGCGGCTCCGACGCGATGCGGATCAACGGGCGCAACCGGCTGGCGTGCAAGACCCTGATCAAGGACGTCAACCCGGAGAAGCCGATCACGATCGAGGCCATCAAGGGCCTCACGGTCCTCAAGGACCTGGTCGTGGACATGGACCCGTTCTTCCAGGCGTACAAGGACGTCATGCCGTTCCTCATCACCAAGGGGAACGACCCGACCCGCGAGCGCCTGCAGTCCGCCGAGGACCGCGAGCGGTTCGACGACACCACCAAGTGCATCCTGTGCGCCGCGTGCACGTCGTCCTGCCCGGTCTTCTGGAACGACGGCCAGTACTTCGGCCCGGCCGCGATCGTCAACGCGCACCGCTTCATCTTCGACTCGCGCGACGAGGGTGCGGAGCAGCGGCTGGAGATCCTGAACGACCGTGAGGGCGTCTGGCGCTGCCGGACCACCTTCAACTGCTCGGAGGCCTGCCCCCGCGGCATCGAGGTCACCAAGGCGATCCAGGAAGTGAAGCGGGCCCTGGTCACCCGCCGCTTCTAG
- a CDS encoding SCO4848 family membrane protein produces the protein MKLSRRTSWFLTAFGVWSMIIWITFVKNLWKDSGGQAFTDGDHSQPTAFFWIHLLLAVTSFVLGVTVGAIGLRGLRATRREPAAE, from the coding sequence ATGAAGCTCAGCCGCCGCACCTCCTGGTTCCTGACCGCCTTCGGCGTCTGGTCCATGATCATCTGGATCACCTTCGTCAAGAACCTCTGGAAGGACTCCGGCGGCCAGGCCTTCACCGACGGCGACCACTCCCAGCCGACCGCCTTCTTCTGGATCCACCTCCTGCTCGCCGTGACCTCCTTCGTCCTCGGCGTCACCGTCGGCGCCATCGGCCTCCGCGGCCTCCGCGCCACCCGCCGCGAGCCCGCCGCCGAGTAG